A genomic region of Miscanthus floridulus cultivar M001 chromosome 3, ASM1932011v1, whole genome shotgun sequence contains the following coding sequences:
- the LOC136542022 gene encoding cyclin-dependent kinase inhibitor 6-like translates to MAAAAATATTVPRCSKREGDIAGAGTPKKGKTGRSTPPAEEVEAFLAAAESGMARRFAVKYNYDVVKDAPMDGRYEWVRVGP, encoded by the exons AtggccgctgccgctgccacggCGACGACGGTGCCGAGATGCAGCAAGCGCGAGGGCGACATTGCGGGCGCCGGCAC ACCGAAGAAGGGAAAGACAGGGAGGTCGACGCCGCcggcggaggaggtggaggcgttcCTCGCCGCAGCGGAGAGCGGCATGGCGCGGCGCTTTGCGGTCAA GTACAACTATGACGTCGTCAAGGACGCTCCCATGGACGGTCGGTACGAGTGGGTCCGGGTGGGGCCATGA